Proteins from a genomic interval of Lactococcus protaetiae:
- the liaF gene encoding cell wall-active antibiotics response protein LiaF — translation MNRKIKAVIIIEIMILMGLFFHVARTPRMWVVLVGAILFTILASRSRARVFRKLSLIFWAISAMILFTAGWFWLAIIFPSIMCIIFLKNNPRESHQSNDGPFFQSGFENEGQDFVGRANGNDLIDLDDINFKPSGNSLSIKKTTGNTKIIVPRDVAVMLDVTTHTGVVKIFDEPSQINAGNIRYFSENIEEVTKRIKINIRVETGNIEVIQG, via the coding sequence ATGAATAGAAAAATAAAAGCAGTAATAATTATTGAAATAATGATTTTGATGGGACTGTTTTTCCATGTGGCACGAACACCACGAATGTGGGTTGTTCTTGTAGGTGCGATACTTTTCACGATTTTGGCAAGTCGTTCTCGTGCGCGTGTTTTTAGAAAGTTGAGTCTTATCTTTTGGGCAATTTCTGCGATGATACTTTTTACCGCAGGCTGGTTTTGGTTAGCCATTATTTTCCCATCAATCATGTGCATTATTTTCTTGAAAAACAATCCTAGAGAAAGTCATCAAAGCAATGATGGTCCTTTTTTTCAATCAGGATTTGAGAATGAAGGACAAGATTTTGTTGGCCGAGCAAACGGAAATGATTTGATTGATTTAGATGACATCAATTTTAAACCAAGCGGTAACAGCTTATCTATCAAAAAAACAACCGGAAATACAAAAATAATTGTACCAAGAGATGTTGCAGTGATGCTTGATGTGACAACTCATACAGGTGTTGTCAAAATTTTTGATGAACCCTCTCAAATCAATGCAGGAAATATTCGTTATTTTAGTGAAAATATTGAAGAAGTAACAAAGCGAATTAAAATCAATATTCGTGTAGAAACAGGAAATATTGAGGTCATTCAAGGATGA
- a CDS encoding alpha/beta hydrolase, with translation MKKRILKITLWLIVGIIALFLLILIAFHVSPRPGALVIKRAFDSKVLITDEKGYQRAKKNVEIISDQSYQSKLKNNVFDIYYPKDMHQPVPVLVWAHGGGFVAGDKEGIKEFATKIVLDTKIAVISMNYETAPDSQYPNQLVQMGELIKTLEEKKFKMLDLSQILFGGDSAGAQIALQYVTTQTNRNYAKSIGIDQILNTAEIKGAISYCGPVDLQQTAQEQSTSKFMKFFVDTVAWSEIGTKDWKENPKLFEASLVRHVTKDFPPTYITDGNAYSFQNQGIALEKKLKQLKVPVQGLFYINDKKKITHEYQFDYEMKEAKNCYAQTVAFINEYK, from the coding sequence ATGAAGAAAAGAATTTTAAAGATTACTTTGTGGCTTATAGTAGGAATTATTGCCTTATTTCTATTGATTTTGATTGCTTTTCATGTTTCTCCTAGACCAGGAGCACTTGTGATTAAAAGAGCGTTTGATTCTAAGGTGTTGATTACAGATGAAAAAGGATATCAAAGAGCTAAAAAAAATGTAGAGATTATTTCAGACCAATCCTATCAATCAAAGTTAAAAAATAATGTGTTTGACATCTATTATCCTAAAGACATGCATCAACCTGTTCCTGTATTAGTTTGGGCACATGGAGGAGGTTTTGTTGCTGGAGATAAAGAAGGGATAAAAGAGTTTGCGACAAAAATTGTGTTAGATACAAAAATAGCAGTTATTTCTATGAATTATGAAACAGCGCCAGACTCACAATACCCTAATCAATTGGTACAAATGGGAGAGCTAATCAAAACATTAGAAGAAAAAAAGTTCAAAATGTTAGATTTATCTCAAATATTATTTGGTGGAGATAGTGCTGGAGCACAAATTGCACTACAATATGTTACAACTCAAACGAATAGGAACTATGCAAAAAGTATTGGAATTGATCAAATATTAAATACTGCAGAAATCAAGGGCGCGATTTCTTATTGTGGTCCTGTGGATTTACAACAGACAGCTCAAGAGCAGTCAACGAGTAAATTTATGAAGTTTTTTGTTGATACGGTAGCTTGGTCAGAAATTGGAACAAAGGACTGGAAAGAAAATCCTAAGTTATTTGAAGCGAGTCTGGTTCGTCATGTGACTAAAGATTTTCCTCCGACATATATTACAGATGGAAATGCATATTCTTTCCAAAATCAAGGGATTGCTTTAGAAAAGAAATTGAAACAGTTGAAAGTCCCTGTACAAGGGTTATTCTATATTAATGATAAGAAAAAAATTACTCATGAATATCAATTTGATTATGAAATGAAGGAAGCCAAGAATTGTTATGCTCAAACAGTGGCGTTTATTAATGAATATAAATAA
- a CDS encoding metal-sulfur cluster assembly factor — protein sequence MADKYTEEQVNEIKDKILAALENVIDPELGIDIINLGLVYEISFEDNGATEIKMTLTTMGCPLADLLTEQIHDALKDVEEVTDIKVNLVWYPAWTVDKMSRYARIALGIR from the coding sequence ATGGCAGATAAATATACAGAAGAGCAAGTGAACGAAATCAAGGATAAGATTCTTGCTGCACTTGAAAATGTGATTGACCCAGAACTTGGTATTGATATCATTAACTTAGGTTTGGTCTATGAAATCAGCTTTGAGGACAATGGAGCAACCGAAATCAAGATGACATTGACAACAATGGGATGTCCGTTAGCAGATTTGCTAACAGAACAAATCCATGATGCCCTCAAAGATGTTGAGGAGGTCACAGATATTAAAGTCAATTTGGTTTGGTATCCAGCTTGGACGGTAGATAAAATGAGCCGTTATGCACGTATTGCTTTGGGTATTCGATAA
- a CDS encoding LuxR C-terminal-related transcriptional regulator, which produces MEKIKLLIVDDHQMVRLGLSSFMNIQPDIEVVGEAADGESGFLKAEALNPDVILMDLVMDRLDGIGATQKILARNPERKILILTSFIDDEKVFPALAAGAKGYILKTSQAAEIASSIRKVAKGEDVLSDAVKEKIAQQKHRKHELYDELSKRELEVLKVLATGLSNQEIADELFISLKTVKTHVSNIFNKLEVSDRTQATIYAIQHHLV; this is translated from the coding sequence ATGGAAAAAATTAAACTTTTGATTGTAGATGATCACCAGATGGTTCGTCTTGGGTTGTCTAGCTTCATGAATATTCAACCTGACATTGAAGTTGTAGGAGAGGCAGCTGATGGAGAGTCGGGTTTTCTGAAGGCGGAAGCATTGAATCCAGACGTTATTTTGATGGACTTGGTCATGGATCGTTTAGATGGTATTGGCGCTACGCAGAAGATTTTGGCAAGAAATCCGGAGCGTAAAATTCTTATTTTGACATCATTTATTGATGATGAAAAAGTATTTCCAGCTCTTGCAGCAGGGGCTAAAGGATATATTTTAAAAACTTCTCAGGCAGCCGAGATTGCATCAAGTATTCGCAAAGTTGCCAAGGGAGAAGATGTACTTTCTGATGCAGTAAAAGAAAAAATTGCTCAACAAAAACATCGTAAACATGAACTTTATGATGAGTTGTCAAAGCGTGAACTTGAGGTGTTAAAAGTTCTTGCAACAGGGCTGTCCAACCAAGAAATTGCTGATGAGCTTTTCATTAGTTTGAAAACAGTGAAAACACACGTTTCTAATATTTTCAATAAGTTAGAAGTGTCAGATAGAACGCAGGCAACGATTTATGCTATCCAGCATCATTTGGTTTGA
- a CDS encoding TetR/AcrR family transcriptional regulator translates to MAHDTRKDRTRIQLRDAMIQLLHEKSFDQISTTELVKIAKVSRSSFYTHYQDKYDMIEAYQRRLFETIQYVFEKNNGNLHATMLETFEFLQRNQIYAALLSENGSKEIHQFMLQKLKDLLQNSIFPQDSKRNNLGKLGEIYATTYYANAIFGTTQSWLRRNQKETPTQIADLLQELIN, encoded by the coding sequence ATGGCCCATGACACTCGAAAAGACCGTACCAGAATCCAACTTCGCGATGCAATGATTCAACTCTTGCATGAAAAATCTTTTGACCAAATTTCAACAACAGAGCTTGTAAAAATCGCAAAAGTAAGTCGGAGTAGTTTCTACACGCACTATCAAGATAAATACGACATGATTGAAGCTTATCAACGCCGTCTTTTTGAAACCATCCAATATGTTTTTGAGAAAAATAATGGGAATCTACACGCGACAATGCTTGAAACCTTTGAGTTTTTACAACGCAATCAAATCTACGCCGCACTTCTTTCTGAAAACGGAAGTAAAGAAATCCATCAATTTATGCTTCAAAAACTAAAAGATTTATTACAAAATTCAATTTTTCCTCAAGATTCTAAACGAAATAACTTAGGAAAGCTTGGTGAAATCTATGCGACAACTTATTATGCCAATGCTATTTTTGGAACGACACAGTCATGGCTACGACGAAACCAGAAAGAAACACCCACTCAAATTGCTGATTTACTCCAAGAATTAATCAACTAA
- a CDS encoding YhgE/Pip domain-containing protein translates to MLKKEWQAIFKHKFFIIVIIALSLVPAIYNYIFLGSMWDPYGNLKDLPVAVVNLDKASELEGKKLELGDKVISEMKKSKDLDYHFVSKADAKNGIKKGDYYMVITFPKNFSENAASLMSENPKVVQLDYQTSRGHNYISSKMSESAVTQLKAKVSEKVTKDYTEAIFDKIAEMKPGMHDASDGAKKLADGSQTALSGSSEISKNLDTLASSSLTFTDGANTLNVGVDKYVDGVKQAALGSKKLADGTKQFSTGAEQLAEGTQTLADKSKELSAGITKISQSSESAGQLQLASQQLADGLTKLSAATSLSDEDKANFAKLETGLTALNQQIQAGSTDSTVTTQVENDLKNVQAVLPKIIQDQVTASTTAISATDTFKKLTPAQQADLLDALENSANNSTEIQADSQSISGSLTDVGNQLKNLQTQTQMLADGAAQILPAASQTINQLSTGIDNAHTALSSQILPGANQLAAGAARFNIEITAGGQQLTSGFNQFAVGVNQANDGAHQLADKSKDLQTGSLQLVSGLTQLQGNSQSLSSGSSQLADGAKQIASGSSQLADGSQTLTKGLDSLNNGAGTLSSALTDADKKLSVTNSNKKNADKIATPLKTKHTDHDNVPVNGEGMTPYMICVALFIGALATNVVIGHSFSGEKWKSGREFMWAKIGTNGLVALLQALIVYGAVVALGLRANYNLRMLLSVILISFAFMAINTFFLTWLGKVGEFVMIVFLVLQLATSAGTYPLQLAPHIFQVISPWLPMTYGLRMLRETIGLGGNILPYVLLFGVIIFIFTGALSFFKKISRFA, encoded by the coding sequence ATGTTAAAAAAAGAATGGCAAGCTATCTTTAAGCACAAATTTTTTATCATCGTTATTATCGCATTGTCGCTAGTTCCGGCAATTTATAATTATATTTTCTTAGGGTCAATGTGGGATCCATATGGGAATTTAAAAGATTTGCCAGTAGCAGTTGTAAATTTGGACAAGGCGTCTGAATTAGAGGGTAAAAAATTAGAACTTGGTGATAAGGTGATTTCTGAAATGAAGAAATCAAAAGATTTGGATTATCATTTTGTATCAAAAGCTGATGCTAAAAATGGAATTAAAAAAGGGGATTACTACATGGTCATTACTTTCCCTAAAAATTTCTCAGAGAATGCAGCCAGTTTGATGTCAGAAAATCCAAAAGTAGTACAATTGGATTATCAAACGTCACGTGGTCATAACTATATTTCTTCCAAAATGAGTGAAAGTGCTGTGACACAATTGAAAGCAAAAGTTTCAGAAAAAGTGACCAAGGATTATACTGAGGCTATTTTTGATAAAATTGCTGAGATGAAACCAGGGATGCATGATGCTTCGGATGGTGCTAAAAAACTCGCTGATGGTAGTCAAACAGCTTTGAGCGGTTCATCGGAGATTTCAAAAAATCTGGATACCTTGGCGTCATCAAGCTTGACTTTTACTGATGGAGCAAATACATTAAATGTTGGTGTTGATAAGTATGTTGATGGTGTAAAACAAGCAGCTCTAGGCAGCAAAAAACTTGCTGATGGCACGAAACAATTTTCTACAGGTGCTGAACAGTTGGCTGAAGGGACTCAAACTTTGGCGGATAAATCAAAAGAATTATCTGCTGGGATTACAAAAATTTCACAGAGTTCAGAATCTGCTGGTCAGCTGCAGTTAGCTAGTCAGCAACTTGCTGATGGACTGACAAAACTATCAGCAGCAACAAGCTTGTCTGATGAAGATAAGGCAAATTTTGCAAAGCTAGAAACTGGTTTGACAGCTCTTAATCAACAGATTCAAGCTGGGAGTACCGATTCAACGGTTACGACTCAAGTGGAAAATGATTTAAAAAATGTTCAGGCTGTTTTGCCGAAAATAATTCAAGACCAAGTGACGGCGTCCACCACGGCAATTTCTGCAACAGATACTTTTAAAAAATTGACACCAGCACAACAGGCGGATTTGCTTGATGCATTAGAGAATTCTGCGAACAACTCAACAGAAATACAGGCTGATTCTCAGTCAATTTCAGGTAGTTTGACAGATGTCGGTAATCAATTGAAGAATTTACAAACTCAAACTCAAATGTTGGCAGATGGAGCTGCTCAAATCCTTCCAGCTGCGTCTCAAACCATTAACCAGTTATCAACCGGAATAGACAATGCTCACACTGCTTTGAGTAGTCAAATATTACCGGGAGCAAATCAATTGGCAGCAGGAGCTGCACGGTTTAATATTGAGATAACCGCGGGAGGACAACAGCTTACTTCAGGATTTAATCAATTTGCAGTGGGTGTCAATCAAGCAAATGATGGTGCTCATCAACTTGCTGACAAGTCAAAAGACTTACAAACGGGTAGCTTGCAGTTGGTTTCAGGACTAACGCAATTACAAGGAAATAGCCAATCATTAAGCTCAGGTTCAAGTCAGCTTGCTGATGGAGCAAAACAAATTGCTTCAGGTTCAAGTCAACTTGCTGACGGAAGTCAAACACTGACAAAAGGTTTGGATAGTCTAAATAATGGCGCAGGCACACTTTCGTCAGCACTGACAGATGCTGATAAAAAGCTGTCAGTGACAAATAGTAATAAAAAGAATGCTGACAAGATTGCAACACCACTCAAGACGAAGCATACAGACCATGATAATGTTCCTGTCAATGGCGAAGGAATGACACCTTACATGATTTGTGTGGCCCTCTTCATAGGGGCGCTTGCAACAAACGTTGTTATCGGTCACAGTTTCTCTGGTGAAAAATGGAAATCTGGTCGTGAATTCATGTGGGCCAAAATCGGAACAAATGGTTTAGTTGCTCTCTTGCAAGCTCTTATCGTTTATGGTGCAGTTGTGGCACTTGGACTTCGAGCAAACTATAACTTACGGATGTTGCTGTCAGTGATTTTGATTAGTTTTGCATTCATGGCAATTAATACTTTCTTCTTGACATGGTTAGGTAAGGTTGGAGAGTTTGTCATGATTGTCTTTCTTGTCTTGCAGTTGGCAACGAGTGCTGGAACATATCCATTGCAGTTGGCTCCACACATTTTCCAAGTAATTAGTCCATGGCTTCCAATGACTTATGGATTACGAATGTTGCGTGAAACGATTGGTCTAGGTGGAAATATTCTTCCTTATGTCTTGCTTTTTGGGGTGATTATCTTTATCTTTACAGGTGCACTTAGTTTCTTTAAGAAGATTTCACGATTTGCTTAA